A genome region from Rhodanobacter thiooxydans includes the following:
- a CDS encoding 23S rRNA (adenine(2030)-N(6))-methyltransferase RlmJ, which produces MNYRHAYHAGNFADVLKHVVLLALVEALQAKSTPFCYVDTHAGSGSYALEGHEAKKTGEYHDGIARLHPAEKLPPLLRRWRDGILGGEGNEHGLKYYPGSPLQVARALRPGDSAQLCELHAEEAAKLRELFRGNPQVHVHQRDGYEALKALLPPKEKRGLVLIDPPYEAQEAEYKLIEQALKTALPRWPTGVYAVWYPIKLRSQVQPFLRKLQHSGVKRILRAELLVHPDDSPLRLNGSGMVILNAPWKLDDTLREPLRMLASLLSQERPAEWKLDWLLDEAGSQLNTPSPLPASRLPRTPGRR; this is translated from the coding sequence ATGAACTACCGCCACGCCTATCACGCCGGCAATTTCGCCGATGTCCTCAAGCACGTCGTGCTGCTGGCGCTGGTCGAGGCGTTGCAGGCCAAATCCACGCCGTTCTGCTATGTCGACACCCATGCCGGCAGCGGCAGCTATGCGCTGGAAGGCCACGAGGCCAAGAAGACCGGCGAGTATCACGACGGCATCGCTCGCCTGCACCCGGCCGAGAAGCTGCCGCCGCTGCTGCGGCGCTGGCGCGACGGTATCCTCGGCGGCGAAGGCAACGAGCACGGCCTGAAGTACTACCCCGGCTCGCCGCTGCAGGTCGCCCGGGCGCTGCGCCCGGGCGACAGCGCGCAGCTGTGCGAGCTGCATGCCGAGGAAGCGGCGAAATTGCGCGAACTGTTCCGCGGCAACCCACAGGTGCACGTGCACCAGCGCGACGGCTATGAGGCGCTGAAGGCGCTGCTGCCGCCGAAGGAGAAGCGCGGCCTGGTGCTGATCGACCCGCCCTACGAGGCGCAGGAGGCCGAGTACAAGCTGATCGAGCAGGCGCTGAAGACCGCCCTGCCGCGCTGGCCCACCGGCGTCTACGCGGTGTGGTACCCGATCAAGCTGCGCAGCCAGGTGCAGCCGTTCCTGCGCAAGCTGCAGCACAGCGGGGTGAAGCGCATCCTGCGCGCCGAGTTGTTGGTGCATCCGGACGATTCGCCGCTGCGCCTCAACGGCTCGGGCATGGTCATCCTCAACGCGCCGTGGAAACTGGACGACACCCTGCGCGAACCGCTGCGCATGCTGGCCAGCCTGCTCTCGCAGGAGCGCCCGGCCGAATGGAAACTGGACTGGCTGCTGGACGAAGCCGGCAGCCAGCTGAACACGCCCAGCCCATTGCCGGCGTCGCGACTACCGCGAACCCCGGGGCGCCGCTAA